The genomic DNA GAATGTAAGGCGTAAACTTGGATTTATGTATCAGGAATTTGCTCTAAGTTATTATGCAACTGTTTTAAGTCAATTAGCTACACGTTTAGGTTATAAAAATCAAGATGTTGTAAAACAAGCAAGGAAAAAGGCTGAAAAATTAGGTTTAGGTGAAGAATTATTGGATTCACTTTATGCATTAATTGATTTACCTGAAAGTGAAGCAAGAGATCTTTTAGCTAAAATTGGTTTAATGCCAGATATTTTAGATGATTTATTCCCTAAATTCCCTGAAACAGCTACTAAAGAAGCAGTAAAGGATATATTTGAACTACTTGATTTACCTTTAGATATATTATATAGAAAATCATATGAATTATCTGGTGGTCAAGAAGTTAGGGTAATGCTTGCTTTAATTTTAATTTCAAAACCTGAATTCTTACTTTTAGATGAACCTTTTGGAGATTTGGATCCAATTACTTTAAGAATTGTAGCTAATTCTCTTAAGAAAATATCTAAAGAATATGAAATTACTATTATTATGGTTTCACATAATACTGATTTTGTTAAAGAAGTAAGTAATAGAACTATTCTTATGGAAGATGGTAAGATAATTGATGATAATGAAGATGTGGATGGTGCTGTTGATAATTTTATTAATTTATGTCATGCAGATTATTTAAAGGAGAATAATTAGATGTTTGATATTATTGCAGTTCCTGTTGATGGCTCTGAATATGGATATAAAGCAGTTGATGTAGCTATTGAAATGGCTAAAAAATTCAACTCTAAAATAGCAGCAATTCATGTTTTAGAGGAATTTTCTTTTAGTAGCTATGATGATGAAGAAGATAATGGGGATAAAATTCTAGCAAAAGTTACGAACAAAGCTAATGAACAAGGAATAGAAACTGTAGAGCATTTATTAACTGCTGATGCTTTAAGAGATATGAAATTTATTATTAATCAGGCACATGCAGATTTAGTTGTAATTCATGCTTTTGGTTCAGATAATAAACGATTTGTGTCTTTTGAAGAAAATGAAGTATCTCAAAATCAAATAGGTTCTGTTAGTGAACGACTTTTAAGAACTTCTGATATTCCTGTTGTTTTAGTTAGGTAGAATGTTGTAAAAGAATTTAAATATTATAACGAACTTAGTATTCATAACATAAACTATTTTAATTTTTTATAAAAAGGAGACTTTTGATTTATGATTGTAAGAGATTGGTGCTCATTCTGTGGAGAATGTGCTGGTGTTTGTCCAAGAAATTTAATACAAGTTAAGGAGTATAGCTTAGTATTTGATGAAAATGAATGTAGAGATTGTAGTACATGCATTGATGCTTGTCCTATTAATGCTTTGGAGAAAGAAGATTAAGGAGATTATTTATGATTGAAACTGATGTATTAGTAATAGGTGGAGGACCAGCAGGTTCTTCAGCAGCAAAACATGCTGCTCTTGGTGGAGCAAAAGTTATTTTAATTGATAAAAGATCCGAAATTGGTTCTCCAAAAAGATGTGCTGAAGGAGTTTCTAAAAAAGGTCTTGCAAAACTTGGAATTGAACCAAGTTCCCGTTGGGTTACTAAAGAAATTGATGGAGTGAGACTTACTTCTCCTGATGGAACTGATGTTTGGTTAACTGAAGAAGAAATAGAATTGCCTGAAGCAGGTTATATTCTTGAAAGAAAAGTATTTGATAAACACATGGCTATGGATGCTGCAAGAGCAGGAGCTGAAATTAGAATTAAAACATTAGCTACTGGAATGGATAAAATTGAAGATGGTTTTATTGTTTCTACAGAATCTATGGGTAAAACTGAAGAAATTAAAGCTAAAATAGTAATTGCTGCTGATGGTCCTGAAGGACATGTTGCAAGATGGGCTGGTCTTAAAGGTAGTGCAAAAGCTAAAGAAATGGAATCTGGAGTTCAATATGAAATGGTAAATGTTGAATTTGATAGGGAAGCTGTTATTGAATTTTATTTCGGTTCTTGCGCACCTGGAGGTTATGTATGGATTTTCCCTAAAGGGGATGATATAGCTAATGTAGGTTTAGCTATTCTTCAACATAAAGCAACAAAATCCGCTATTGAATATTTAGATGATTTTATAGCTAAATGTCCAGCAACTAAAAATGCTCAAGCTGTTGAGTTAAATGTTGGTGGAGATCCAGTTGGTGGAATGCCTAAAAAAATGTATGATGATAATATTTTAGTTTGTGGAGATGCAGCAGGTCAAGTAAATCCATTAACTGGTGGAGGAATTATTAGTGGTATGACTGGAGGAATGTATGCTGGTCAAGTAGCTGCAGAATCTATTAAAGAAGGTAATCATTCTAGAAAATTCCTTAAAAAATATGATAAAATAGCTCGTGATGATTTATCTCATGAAATTGATAAATATAAAAAAGTTCAAGAATACATGTTAACTTTATCTGATGAAGAACTTGATAATATTGCTCATGCATTCCAGGATGTTAACTTTGAGAAAATTTCAACAACTGAACTTGTTAAAGCTTTAATTAAAGTTTCTCCTAAAGCTTTACTTAAATTAGGTAAATTTATTTAAGGTGATTGTTTGATTCTAGTTACTGGTGGAGCAGGGTATATAGGGGCTCATACTAACAAAGCTTTGAACCAAGCAGGTTATGAGACTGTTGTAGTTGATAATCTTGTTAAAGGTTATGAAGATTTTGTTAAATGGGGTCATTTTGAAAACTATGATTTTGGAAGTAAAGATTTAAGAGAAGTTTTTGAAAAATATGATATTGATGGAGTTTTGCATTTTGCAGCATTTTCATCAGTAGCTGAATCTGTGGAATTGCCTCAAAAATATTTTAAAAATAATTATAAAAATACAATTAATCTTTTACAAATAATGAGAGAGTTTGGAGTTAATAAATTTATTCTCTCATCTACTGCTGCTGTATATGGGAATCCTAAAAAAGTTCCAATTACAGAAGATCAAGAACTAAAACCAATTAATCCATATGGTCATTCTAAATTTATCACTGAAAAAGCATTAGAGCGTGAAGCTGCCAAAGGAGATTTTAATTATGTAGCTTTAAGATATTTTAATGCTGCAGGATGTGATTTTGACTGTGAAATTGGAGAATTACATGAGCCAGAAACTCATTTAATTCCTTTAGTTTTAGATGCGGCAATTGGAAGAAGAGATTCCATATCTATTTTTGGAACTGATTATGATACTCCAGATGGAACTTGTATCCGTGATTATGTTCATGTAAATGACTTAGCTAAAGCACATATTGATGCTTATGAATACTTATGTAATGAAAATGAATCTAATGTATTTAATTTAGGTAATGGTAAAGGATTTTCTGTTAAAGAAGTAATTGACATGGTAAAAAAGGTCACTGGAAAAGAATTTTCTGTTAAAATTGATGAACGTCGTGAAGGAGATCCGGATATTTTAATTGCTGATGCAACCAAAATTAAAAATAAATTAGGTTGGACTCCACAGTATGATTTAGAAACTATTGTGGAATCTGCTTGGAATTGGCATAAAAAAATATATCAAGACTAGGTCATGGATATGGAAAATGAAAATAGTGTAATTTCAAAAGTTGATGTGCGTATAGTTGTTTCAGGGTTAGATATTGCTGAAATAATATCTAAATCTATAGATAGCGCACAACTTGAGAAAGATTATAATATTATTGTTTCTTCAATTATTCCTACAAACAATTTGGAAATAGCTAAGAAAGTAGCTAATGGTGGAGATATTATTCTTATTGGTGGTTATGGTCAGGATGAAAATTATAACTTACTTTTCAATGATTTAAAAACTGATTTTAATCATGTGGGATTATTTGATTATAATAATATTATTAAAAATGAGTCTATTGACTCAAAACTTGCTGCTAAGGAAATATTAAATTCTATTATAAGAGCAGCTTTATCTTATTCTTTAAATTTAGTTAATGTTCATACTTTAGAAAATAAATTATTAAAACTAACTTATAAATATAATAATTTACTTGATGATTATAATAAGGTTATTGATGAGTGTGATGATTTATCTTTGAAAAATAATGAATTACGAGATAATATTGATAATTTAAAATCTGATTTTACATCTTTTAAATCTCGTTATGAGGATATTTATTCTAAGGAATTTCTTGAAATTTATAAATTAAATGATTTGTGGCAGGAAGTTTTCAGAGAAAATATTGTTGATGAACAAAAAATTATAATAGCTACAAATAAATTTAAACCAGAAAATATTCTTGTTGGTCAAGGTTATATTGGAGCTCAATCTAAGCAAGATGCTATTGATTGGTTGAAAATTATTAAAACAGCTTTAATATTTGTTGATAAAAATGATGATGATTTAAAAAGGGATTTAAACTCAACTTCAAATAATGATTCAGAAGTTGAAGATGATTATGATATCTCAAATAATTTTGAGAATTTTTGGGAGTAATAATAGCATAATTTTAATACTATAAAGCAGAAATTTATAATTATATTAATGATATATGGAGACTGTCAATGCAAGGAGAAATAGAAGATAAGTGTGGTGTTGTTGGAATACATTCTTTAGATACTTCTAAAGATGTTTCTTCTTTAATTTACTATTGTTTATATGCTCTTCAACATAGAGGCCAAGAATCTGCAGGAATGGCTACTTTTAATCCAGATAAAGGATTAAATTATTATTGTGGTATGGGCTTGGTGACTGATGTTTTTAAAGATTATGAAATTAATAATCTTCAAGGAAACATGGCTATTGGTCATGTAAGATATTCAACTACTGGTGAATCTAAACTTGAAAATTCACAACCTTTTGTAACGGATTTTGATGATGGATTCATAGCTATGGCTCATAATGGAGATATTGTAAACTCCTCTGAATTGAGAAATGAACTTATAGATGAAGGTTATGAATTTAAGTCAGGTACTGATTCTGAAGTAATTTGTTACATGTTAAGAAAAGAACATTATGTTAATGGTAAAAGTATTTTAGAATCCATTGAGTCTGTTTCTAAAAAATTAGTAGGATCATATGCATTAACTATACTTGTTAATGGTGATTTGTATGGTGTTCGTGATCCTGCTGGAATAAAACCTTTAGCAATAGCTAAAAGAGGAAATGATTTTGTTTTAGCTTCTGAAACTGTTGCTTTTGATGTAATTAATGCGAAATTCATTAGGGATGTAAAACCTGGAGAAATTATTTACTTTAAAAATAATGAAATTCAAAGTTCTATGTTGGAATTAGCTAGTTCAACTTCTCTTGCTCATTGCATGTTTGAATATGTTTATTTTGCAAGACCTGATAGTACAATTGACGAGGTTAATGTATATCAAACAAGATTAAATATTGGAAAGCAATTATATGAACAATTTCCGATTGATGCAGATGTAATTATCCCAGTACCTGATTCTTCAATTCCTGCAGCTATTGGATATTCAAGAGCTTCAGGAATAACTTATGGTGAGGGTTTAATTAAAAATAGGTATGTTGGAAGAACATTTATCATGCCTACTCAAGAAGAAAGGGAATTGGCTGTTAGACTTAAATTAAATCCAATTAAAGAAGCTATTAAAGGTAAAAAAATAGTTTTAATTGATGATAGTATTGTTCGTGGAACTACTTCTAAATCTTTGATTGATCTTGTTAAAGAAGCTGAACCTAAAGAAATACACTTTTTAGTTGGATGTCCTCCAGTAATTGCTCCATGTTATTATGGTGTTGCTATGGCTAGTAAAAAAGAACTAATTGCAGCTAATTATTCTGTTGAAGAAATAAGACAACAATTAGACATTGATACTTTAGGATATATTAGTTTAGAATCCTTAGTAAAAGCTATTGGTATGCCTAAAGAAAATTTATGTTTAGGTTGTTTAAATGAATGTTATCCAACAGATCTTCCAGAGGATATTGAAGCTGAAACATATTATAAACCTTAGATATTATGGTTGAATTGTTATCTCCTGCAGGAAATTTTATTTCTCTTAGAGCAGTTTTAGAAAATGGTGCAGATGCAGTATATTTTGGTCTTAATGACTTTAATATGAGGGCAAATGCTAAAAACTTCTCTTTAAATGATTTAAAAGAAGTTTCAAAGATAGCTAAAGATTACTGCGCTAAAACTTATTTGTGCAGCAATATTATTTTAAATGAAGATGCTGCTTTTAAATTGAAAAATCAATTAGAAGATATATCTTCTTCTGAAATTGATGGAATTATTTTAGCAGATATTGGATTAATAGAAGATACTGTAGATAATGGTCTTGAAGCACATATAAGTGTTCAGGAGAATATTTCCAATTCTTTTACATTAAAAGCACTTAAGAAATTAGGTGCTAAAAGAGCTATTTTATCAAGGGAACTTTCTTTAGAAGATATTAAAAAAATAGTTAAATCATCACCTATTGAAACAGAAGTATTTATACATGGTGCAATGTGTATGGCAATATCTGGCAGGTGTTTTTTAAGTTATGGTCTTTATGGTCGTAGTGCAAATTGTGGAGATTGTTTACAACCCTGTCGTAAAAACTGGACCTTAACTTTTGAAGAAGATGATGAAGATAATGTAATAAATTTATCTGAAGTTAATGATGAATCATTCACAATATCTAAGTCATATGATGATAGTTATCGAACTAATTTCTTTTCACCAAAGGACATGATGATGATAGAACATATTCCTGAGCTTATTGATGCAGGTATTGATTCATTTAAAATAGAAGGAAGAGCTAGAAGTCCAGATTATGGTGCAATGGTAACTAATGTGTATAGAAAAGCTATTGATGTTTATGATAAAAATCCTAATGAGTATAAAATAAACCCACATTGTATTGAAGAGCTTAAAAGTGTATTTAATCGCGGTTTTGACACAGGATTTTACTTTAACACGCCTTTTGAAACAAGTGAAAATAATCAGTCAAAATATATTAAAAAAGATATTGGGCATGTTGTTAATTATTTTAATAAAGTTAAAGTTGCTGAATTTAAAATATGGGATGATTTAGCTATTGGTGATGAAATTTTAATTCAAGGAAAAACTACAGGTTCTATAAAACATAAAATTGATTCAATGCAAATCAATGGAAAAAATGTTAAAAAAGTTGAAAAGGGAAATAATGTAGGAGTAGCTATTCCAATAAAAGTAAGACCTAATGATTTTATTTATAAATTAATTGAAAGATAGTGAAACATGAATAGGAGAATATTAAATGATTAAAAAAATAGCTATTTATGGAAAAGGTGGAATTGGAAAAAGTACAACAGTAGCTAATTTATCTGCAGTTTATGCAAATGAAAATTTAAATTGTTTAGTCATTGGTTGTGATCCAAAAGCAGATACAACACGTACATTGTGTGGTAGGAGAATTTCAACAGTTGTAGATACACTTAAAAACAATAGAAATGCTAATGAAGAAGATATTGTTGTTAAAGGTTATAATGATATTTTATGTGTTGAAAGTGGAGGTCCTGAACCTGGTGTTGGCTGTGCTGGACGTGGTGTAATAGTGGCTATGAAAAAACTTGAAAATTTAGGTATTTTTGATAAAGAGTTGGATGTAGTTGTTTATGATGTGCTTGGAGATGTTGTTTGTGGAGGTTTTTCAGTACCATTACGTGAAAAATATGCAGATGAAGTAATAATTGTAACATCTGGAGAGTACATGTCTTTATATGCAGCTAATAATATAGTTAAAGGAATCAAAAAACTTAAAGGTAATTTAAGTGGTATAATTTGTAATTGTCGAAATGTTGATAATGAAAAAGAAATTGTCACTGAATTTGCATCAAAAATAGGAACTCATATTATAGGAACTATTAATAGAAGTAATTTAATTCAAGAAAGTGAATTAGATGCAAAAACTGTTGTAGAAAAATACCCTGAATCTGATGAAGCTAGTGAATATAAGAAGTTAGCTAAAAGTATTATGGATAATAAAATTTTCACAACACCTGAACCTATGGATGATGAAGAATTTGAGAAATTTTTTAAATCTTTTTTAAAGAATAACTAAAATATTTTGCTGAAAATAACATTAATATTAAATCTGAAATTTAAATGATTAACTATAAAAAATAAAAAAAATAAATTATATTATGATTAAATTAAGTAGGGGACACAGATTTGTTAGATATAAAATTG from uncultured Methanobrevibacter sp. includes the following:
- a CDS encoding universal stress protein; the encoded protein is MFDIIAVPVDGSEYGYKAVDVAIEMAKKFNSKIAAIHVLEEFSFSSYDDEEDNGDKILAKVTNKANEQGIETVEHLLTADALRDMKFIINQAHADLVVIHAFGSDNKRFVSFEENEVSQNQIGSVSERLLRTSDIPVVLVR
- a CDS encoding 4Fe-4S binding protein, translating into MIVRDWCSFCGECAGVCPRNLIQVKEYSLVFDENECRDCSTCIDACPINALEKED
- a CDS encoding NAD(P)/FAD-dependent oxidoreductase, giving the protein MIETDVLVIGGGPAGSSAAKHAALGGAKVILIDKRSEIGSPKRCAEGVSKKGLAKLGIEPSSRWVTKEIDGVRLTSPDGTDVWLTEEEIELPEAGYILERKVFDKHMAMDAARAGAEIRIKTLATGMDKIEDGFIVSTESMGKTEEIKAKIVIAADGPEGHVARWAGLKGSAKAKEMESGVQYEMVNVEFDREAVIEFYFGSCAPGGYVWIFPKGDDIANVGLAILQHKATKSAIEYLDDFIAKCPATKNAQAVELNVGGDPVGGMPKKMYDDNILVCGDAAGQVNPLTGGGIISGMTGGMYAGQVAAESIKEGNHSRKFLKKYDKIARDDLSHEIDKYKKVQEYMLTLSDEELDNIAHAFQDVNFEKISTTELVKALIKVSPKALLKLGKFI
- the galE gene encoding UDP-glucose 4-epimerase GalE — protein: MILVTGGAGYIGAHTNKALNQAGYETVVVDNLVKGYEDFVKWGHFENYDFGSKDLREVFEKYDIDGVLHFAAFSSVAESVELPQKYFKNNYKNTINLLQIMREFGVNKFILSSTAAVYGNPKKVPITEDQELKPINPYGHSKFITEKALEREAAKGDFNYVALRYFNAAGCDFDCEIGELHEPETHLIPLVLDAAIGRRDSISIFGTDYDTPDGTCIRDYVHVNDLAKAHIDAYEYLCNENESNVFNLGNGKGFSVKEVIDMVKKVTGKEFSVKIDERREGDPDILIADATKIKNKLGWTPQYDLETIVESAWNWHKKIYQD
- the purF gene encoding amidophosphoribosyltransferase, with the protein product MQGEIEDKCGVVGIHSLDTSKDVSSLIYYCLYALQHRGQESAGMATFNPDKGLNYYCGMGLVTDVFKDYEINNLQGNMAIGHVRYSTTGESKLENSQPFVTDFDDGFIAMAHNGDIVNSSELRNELIDEGYEFKSGTDSEVICYMLRKEHYVNGKSILESIESVSKKLVGSYALTILVNGDLYGVRDPAGIKPLAIAKRGNDFVLASETVAFDVINAKFIRDVKPGEIIYFKNNEIQSSMLELASSTSLAHCMFEYVYFARPDSTIDEVNVYQTRLNIGKQLYEQFPIDADVIIPVPDSSIPAAIGYSRASGITYGEGLIKNRYVGRTFIMPTQEERELAVRLKLNPIKEAIKGKKIVLIDDSIVRGTTSKSLIDLVKEAEPKEIHFLVGCPPVIAPCYYGVAMASKKELIAANYSVEEIRQQLDIDTLGYISLESLVKAIGMPKENLCLGCLNECYPTDLPEDIEAETYYKP
- a CDS encoding peptidase U32 family protein, whose translation is MVELLSPAGNFISLRAVLENGADAVYFGLNDFNMRANAKNFSLNDLKEVSKIAKDYCAKTYLCSNIILNEDAAFKLKNQLEDISSSEIDGIILADIGLIEDTVDNGLEAHISVQENISNSFTLKALKKLGAKRAILSRELSLEDIKKIVKSSPIETEVFIHGAMCMAISGRCFLSYGLYGRSANCGDCLQPCRKNWTLTFEEDDEDNVINLSEVNDESFTISKSYDDSYRTNFFSPKDMMMIEHIPELIDAGIDSFKIEGRARSPDYGAMVTNVYRKAIDVYDKNPNEYKINPHCIEELKSVFNRGFDTGFYFNTPFETSENNQSKYIKKDIGHVVNYFNKVKVAEFKIWDDLAIGDEILIQGKTTGSIKHKIDSMQINGKNVKKVEKGNNVGVAIPIKVRPNDFIYKLIER
- the cfbC gene encoding Ni-sirohydrochlorin a,c-diamide reductive cyclase ATP-dependent reductase subunit, translating into MIKKIAIYGKGGIGKSTTVANLSAVYANENLNCLVIGCDPKADTTRTLCGRRISTVVDTLKNNRNANEEDIVVKGYNDILCVESGGPEPGVGCAGRGVIVAMKKLENLGIFDKELDVVVYDVLGDVVCGGFSVPLREKYADEVIIVTSGEYMSLYAANNIVKGIKKLKGNLSGIICNCRNVDNEKEIVTEFASKIGTHIIGTINRSNLIQESELDAKTVVEKYPESDEASEYKKLAKSIMDNKIFTTPEPMDDEEFEKFFKSFLKNN